From the genome of candidate division KSB1 bacterium, one region includes:
- the queA gene encoding tRNA preQ1(34) S-adenosylmethionine ribosyltransferase-isomerase QueA has protein sequence MKLSDFKYDLPEELIAQYPAEKRDQSRLMVLDRKTETIETKVFSDIIDYLNPGDCLVLNETKVFPARLMATKDKTDAQVEIFLLRELENNLWEVLVKPARKVRVGNRLTIAKDFYCDVIDNTVSGGRVVRFNYRGDFYDHVERLGKSPLPPYIKRDSEEIDKERYQTVYAKVRGAVAAPTAGLHFTEKLLEKIQKKGVKLVFVVLHLGLGSFRPVVVEDLSRHKMDSEYYEISEEAANTINQTIKQGKYVVAVGTSTVRVLESVVTSENLVKPAKGWTDKFIYPPYEIKIVDRLVTNFHLPCSTLLMLVSAFAGRDFIFKAYQKAIQEKWRFYSYGDAMLIL, from the coding sequence ATGAAGCTTTCTGATTTCAAGTACGATTTGCCTGAGGAACTGATCGCCCAATATCCTGCTGAAAAACGAGATCAATCTCGCTTGATGGTTTTAGATCGAAAAACTGAGACAATTGAAACGAAAGTGTTCTCTGATATCATCGATTACTTAAATCCGGGGGATTGTCTTGTATTGAACGAGACCAAGGTATTCCCAGCGCGACTCATGGCCACAAAGGACAAGACCGATGCCCAAGTAGAAATTTTCCTGCTCCGAGAATTGGAAAACAACCTCTGGGAAGTATTGGTGAAACCTGCTCGGAAAGTTCGTGTTGGGAATCGGCTCACCATTGCTAAGGATTTTTATTGTGATGTGATCGATAATACGGTATCTGGTGGCAGGGTAGTCCGATTCAATTATCGGGGCGATTTTTATGATCATGTCGAACGGTTGGGGAAATCACCATTGCCTCCATATATCAAGCGCGACTCGGAAGAAATTGATAAGGAACGATATCAAACGGTTTATGCGAAGGTGCGCGGCGCAGTAGCGGCGCCGACAGCGGGGTTGCATTTTACTGAAAAATTGCTCGAGAAAATCCAGAAAAAAGGTGTGAAATTGGTGTTCGTTGTGCTGCATCTGGGCTTGGGAAGCTTTCGACCCGTCGTAGTAGAAGATTTGAGCCGTCATAAAATGGATTCGGAATATTATGAAATTTCAGAGGAAGCCGCGAATACCATTAATCAGACAATTAAGCAGGGCAAGTATGTGGTTGCTGTTGGTACCAGCACCGTACGGGTGTTGGAGTCAGTTGTAACTTCAGAAAATCTGGTCAAACCAGCTAAAGGCTGGACCGATAAATTTATCTATCCGCCCTATGAGATTAAGATTGTTGATCGATTGGTCACCAATTTTCATCTGCCATGTTCAACGTTATTGATGTTGGTCTCAGCCTTTGCCGGTCGCGATTTTATTTTCAAAGCTTATCAAAAAGCGATTCAGGAAAAATGGCGTTTTTATAGTTACGGCGACGCAATGTTGATTCTTTAG
- the ruvB gene encoding Holliday junction branch migration DNA helicase RuvB, whose protein sequence is MIRNRRTSPTTPNRLDDEYEFDRTIRPLAFKDFIGQEKLKRNLRVFIEAAKGRGEALDHVLFYGPPGLGKTTLAYIIANELKSHLTMTSGPALEKPGDLAGILTNLEDRDVLFIDEIHRLNHTIEEYLYPALEDFKLDIIIDKGPNARTIQLTLPRFTLVGATTRAGLLTSPLRARFGVVSRLDYYTPDELTLIIHRSARILGIEIDPEAAMEIARRSRGTPRIANRLLRRIRDFAQVTGDGKITLQLAIESLHQLDVDARGLDEMDKRILMTIIEKFNGGPVGINTLALAVGEESDTLEEVYEPFLVQQGFLHRTPRGRVATEQAYRHFNLALKSPRQQKLL, encoded by the coding sequence ATGATTCGCAACCGACGAACAAGTCCTACCACTCCCAATCGATTGGATGACGAATATGAGTTCGATCGAACCATTCGCCCGCTGGCATTTAAGGATTTTATTGGACAGGAGAAGCTGAAGAGGAATTTACGCGTGTTCATTGAGGCCGCCAAAGGTCGTGGGGAGGCGCTGGATCATGTCCTGTTTTATGGACCGCCCGGGCTGGGTAAAACGACTTTGGCTTATATCATTGCCAATGAATTAAAATCCCATTTGACTATGACTTCAGGTCCAGCGCTAGAAAAGCCTGGGGATTTGGCCGGGATTTTGACCAATCTTGAAGATCGAGATGTCTTGTTTATTGACGAGATTCATCGGCTGAACCATACAATCGAAGAATATCTCTATCCTGCGTTGGAGGATTTTAAATTAGATATCATCATTGATAAAGGGCCTAATGCGCGGACCATCCAATTGACTCTGCCGCGGTTCACGTTGGTCGGCGCGACGACCCGTGCCGGGCTGTTGACCTCGCCTTTGCGCGCCAGGTTCGGAGTGGTCAGTCGCCTGGATTATTATACCCCTGATGAATTGACTTTGATCATTCATCGTTCTGCGCGCATATTGGGGATTGAAATAGACCCGGAGGCTGCGATGGAGATCGCCCGTCGCTCTCGGGGAACGCCCCGGATTGCGAATCGCTTATTGCGGCGCATTCGTGATTTCGCCCAGGTGACCGGGGATGGCAAAATTACGCTCCAGTTGGCCATCGAATCGCTGCATCAATTGGATGTGGACGCCAGGGGGCTCGATGAAATGGACAAGCGGATTCTGATGACCATTATTGAGAAATTTAATGGGGGGCCGGTAGGGATCAATACCTTAGCATTGGCTGTTGGAGAAGAAAGTGACACGCTTGAGGAAGTTTATGAGCCTTTTTTGGTTCAACAGGGCTTTTTGCATCGGACGCCGAGAGGCCGCGTGGCGACAGAACAAGCCTATCGGCATTTCAATTTGGCTTTAAAATCACCCCGCCAACAAAAACTATTATGA
- the ruvA gene encoding Holliday junction branch migration protein RuvA — MIDFLEGIIVTKTPTKLTIAINGVGYLVNITLSCYERLGAVGDRAKVLTYLHVREDMLQLYGFSSMEERELFLQLISTPGIGPRKAQAILSGVSVDHLQQYIVEENLEALTSLSGVGRKTAQRLILDLKDKIARPTSGVQALRPSSSVEDEQSRKMDQAAAALLSLGFTKNQVQLAIQKAMAESSSEITLEDLIKRALRSI; from the coding sequence ATGATTGATTTTTTAGAAGGGATAATCGTCACAAAAACGCCCACAAAATTGACGATAGCGATAAACGGGGTCGGCTATTTAGTGAACATTACCCTCTCCTGTTATGAACGACTCGGCGCTGTGGGAGATCGAGCGAAGGTGTTGACGTATTTGCATGTTCGCGAAGATATGTTGCAATTGTATGGGTTCAGCTCGATGGAAGAGCGTGAGCTGTTTCTTCAGCTTATTTCCACGCCAGGCATCGGGCCGCGCAAGGCCCAGGCAATTCTCTCTGGCGTTTCAGTCGATCATTTGCAGCAGTATATCGTGGAAGAGAACCTTGAGGCTCTGACATCGCTGTCTGGTGTGGGCAGAAAGACGGCACAGCGATTGATTTTAGATTTAAAGGATAAAATTGCTCGGCCAACCAGCGGGGTTCAAGCGCTAAGGCCGTCGAGCTCTGTTGAGGATGAACAATCGCGCAAGATGGACCAGGCAGCAGCAGCATTATTGTCGCTCGGATTTACCAAGAATCAGGTGCAATTAGCGATCCAGAAGGCAATGGCTGAAAGTTCATCGGAGATCACTCTGGAAGACCTGATCAAGCGGGCGCTGCGGTCGATCTAA
- the ruvC gene encoding crossover junction endodeoxyribonuclease RuvC: MIILGVDPALQTTGYAVLQAESRSITILQYGRIETSRSATFELRLKSIYDELCQVIGRHSIDVMALEQIFYGQNVKVALKMSHVRGVVLLAAANHHLPTAEYSPREIKQAVTGNGNASKYQVQQMMVRLLNLAVTPKIFDVTDAMAVAYCHSQRCRNLLE, encoded by the coding sequence ATGATCATTTTGGGTGTTGATCCAGCGCTACAAACTACTGGCTATGCCGTTTTGCAAGCCGAATCGCGATCAATCACAATTTTGCAGTACGGACGAATTGAAACTTCTCGCTCAGCCACGTTCGAGTTGCGCTTAAAAAGCATTTACGATGAACTTTGCCAGGTGATTGGACGTCATTCGATCGATGTCATGGCGCTGGAACAAATTTTTTATGGGCAGAATGTCAAAGTCGCCCTGAAAATGAGCCATGTTCGTGGTGTGGTATTGTTAGCAGCCGCGAATCATCATCTCCCAACAGCTGAATATTCCCCGCGCGAGATTAAGCAAGCTGTGACCGGCAATGGCAATGCATCAAAATATCAGGTTCAACAAATGATGGTTCGATTGCTGAATCTGGCAGTGACGCCGAAAATTTTCGATGTCACAGATGCGATGGCCGTAGCCTATTGTCACAGCCAACGATGTCGTAATCTTTTGGAATGA
- a CDS encoding YebC/PmpR family DNA-binding transcriptional regulator, translated as MSGHSKWSTIKRKKAKTDAQKGRIFTRLIKDITIAARTGGGDESANPALRTAILAAKAANMPAANIERAIKRGTGELPGVVYEPVTYEGYGPGGTALMIEVLTDNKNRTVADIRHILSRHNGNLGETGCVSWLFEKKGVIQVDASKVSEDELLELVLESGADDMKRDDDVFEIVTQPSAFESVKAALKAHNIEYDSAELTMHPKNTVKVDGKDAEQLLKLMDELEEHDDVNNIYSNFDIDTEVMRQLEEN; from the coding sequence ATGTCAGGACATTCAAAGTGGAGCACCATCAAGCGCAAGAAAGCGAAGACGGATGCTCAAAAGGGACGCATTTTTACACGATTGATCAAAGACATCACGATCGCGGCTCGGACTGGCGGTGGTGATGAATCGGCCAATCCGGCGCTTCGCACAGCGATTTTGGCTGCCAAAGCTGCTAACATGCCAGCTGCTAACATTGAACGGGCGATCAAGCGGGGAACTGGAGAGTTGCCTGGCGTGGTATATGAGCCAGTGACCTATGAGGGCTATGGCCCTGGCGGGACGGCATTGATGATTGAAGTGTTAACCGACAATAAAAACCGGACCGTAGCAGATATTCGGCACATCTTATCGCGACATAACGGCAATTTGGGAGAAACTGGCTGCGTGTCATGGCTATTCGAGAAAAAGGGAGTCATTCAAGTTGATGCCAGTAAAGTTTCCGAGGACGAGCTTTTGGAATTGGTTTTGGAGTCCGGTGCCGATGATATGAAGCGCGATGACGACGTCTTTGAGATTGTCACTCAGCCGAGCGCGTTTGAAAGTGTCAAGGCGGCTCTTAAGGCTCACAATATCGAATATGACTCAGCCGAACTAACCATGCATCCCAAAAACACCGTGAAAGTGGACGGCAAAGACGCAGAACAATTGTTGAAACTGATGGACGAATTGGAAGAACATGATGATGTCAATAATATTTATTCCAACTTTGACATTGATACGGAAGTGATGCGTCAGCTTGAGGAAAATTAA
- a CDS encoding SPOR domain-containing protein: MKQSIGLFVVGSMLIIVMACSGPRSLTQSAQPTSEEDKSIGIVNEFFDPLILDDEDLQTTKTISIESKSDKIQEELLKSDAEPLRGESVTGYRVQICALSDEERAKEIYRSALLKFPNEEVYLIYDSPYYKVRVGNCPTRQEADRLQQLAVEKGFDDAWVVRTKIKPKSTE, encoded by the coding sequence ATGAAACAGTCGATCGGCTTATTTGTCGTGGGGAGTATGCTCATAATCGTGATGGCCTGCAGCGGTCCAAGAAGTCTAACCCAAAGCGCACAACCGACCTCAGAGGAAGATAAGAGCATCGGAATTGTCAATGAATTTTTTGATCCGCTGATCTTAGATGATGAAGATTTGCAGACCACAAAGACGATCTCGATCGAATCGAAATCGGACAAAATTCAGGAAGAGCTGTTAAAAAGTGATGCAGAGCCGCTTAGAGGTGAAAGTGTAACGGGTTATCGGGTGCAAATCTGTGCGTTATCTGATGAGGAGCGAGCAAAAGAGATCTATCGATCGGCCCTTCTCAAGTTTCCCAATGAGGAGGTTTACTTGATTTATGACAGTCCGTATTACAAGGTTCGAGTCGGGAATTGTCCCACGCGTCAGGAAGCCGATCGATTGCAGCAATTGGCGGTAGAGAAGGGGTTTGATGATGCGTGGGTAGTTCGGACGAAAATCAAACCGAAATCGACCGAATAA
- a CDS encoding tetratricopeptide repeat protein has product MDYAARCAQNAVSTFGDSAFLPELLFQLSEWEIQRERLTYELAMIKYNIQLARFDSGKTKIEPVEPQLRFSKPLAINRQIIENYPDSPVINRVLYRTGLCLFEIGKKDSAKAIFLQLIQNNPDSTYLSDVLFRLGECYFDEGQYEQAITMYQQILKDWKSQFYPLAMYKIGWCHYRLNRYSDAISTFYYLLSDIKILEEINSELLGKTPAQLKDEVMEYITISFSDFGGAQSLLDFIESMGGSAYTPYLLHKLSDIYIKRDFFEEAITAIKLLQLKFPSYEKLPETFLSLFQCYESLKEMDRAYYLHDELIQKCGPKSKWAQAHATEGDKKLFQSVLTEIDFKIATPLITAADSLLALKNYKQGAEKYAYFLKRFKTDQRADHAAYCLAECYYHMSQFVPAANFYKAVVLNFPKSELREDAAYNHIVCYDQLLELNHVALDDSSINLKTNKPLQNLVLACNNFLKWVPNSNKVPEICLKLAEIFYRQKAYPVAEKYATQAFATITKKKVGLEHRTKAINLLAQINFKQGKFKNTELLTKLLIKENPDSTDLIDRCNKMLASVSFKIGEKLKSTGKSDLAAIQFERAALRSTDPNIAQASLFEAAIQFEQANQLNKAVLKFEDFYQRYPKSEYAKQALYRAALLRDKLGQYQLSARNYLNLHELTPGTPEGIAALFNAGLAYEKAKDWTSMAETFKKFVALYPNNNDNILEAIFKTAFAYEQKNMIQLANSEYQRLINKFNAMKEAGQPADDQLAAQATFRLAEMKHDQFAAIKLTPPFQSSLKRKQTAFAELMKAYVEVAKFNIAEWTTAAFYKLGLSYEEFCQDILESPAPPELKGPDLAAYQESLHQQLVVPLQQEALRYYETNQKLASENNIRNEWIDKTRARILFLTKKLASNSSALSLTQPVKDTAAELKPRAEQAQKKL; this is encoded by the coding sequence GTGGATTATGCTGCGCGGTGTGCACAAAATGCCGTGAGTACTTTCGGTGATTCCGCTTTTTTGCCAGAGCTTTTGTTCCAGTTGTCTGAATGGGAAATTCAGCGCGAGCGGTTGACCTATGAACTGGCCATGATCAAGTACAATATCCAACTGGCCCGATTCGATAGTGGCAAGACGAAAATAGAACCGGTCGAGCCGCAGCTCCGATTTAGCAAGCCACTGGCGATCAACCGACAGATCATCGAAAATTATCCTGATAGTCCGGTAATCAATCGCGTCCTCTATCGCACGGGTTTGTGCCTATTTGAAATCGGCAAGAAGGATAGCGCCAAGGCGATCTTCCTCCAATTGATTCAAAACAATCCTGATTCAACTTATTTGAGTGATGTATTATTTCGTCTGGGTGAATGTTATTTTGATGAAGGCCAGTATGAGCAAGCCATAACGATGTACCAGCAAATCCTTAAGGACTGGAAAAGCCAATTTTATCCGTTAGCCATGTACAAGATCGGCTGGTGTCACTATCGATTAAATCGCTACTCGGATGCTATCTCTACCTTTTATTATTTACTAAGCGACATCAAGATTCTTGAAGAAATCAACTCTGAACTGCTGGGGAAAACGCCAGCCCAGTTGAAGGATGAAGTGATGGAATATATCACCATCAGCTTTAGCGATTTCGGTGGTGCGCAGTCCTTACTGGATTTTATTGAAAGCATGGGCGGTTCGGCCTATACGCCATATTTGTTACATAAGCTCAGCGATATTTATATCAAGCGAGATTTTTTTGAAGAAGCTATTACAGCGATCAAACTGTTGCAGCTTAAATTTCCCAGCTACGAAAAATTACCAGAGACCTTTCTATCGCTTTTTCAATGCTATGAATCTCTGAAAGAGATGGATCGCGCTTATTATTTGCATGATGAACTCATTCAAAAATGTGGCCCAAAGAGCAAATGGGCACAAGCACACGCAACAGAAGGAGACAAAAAGCTGTTCCAATCGGTATTAACCGAAATTGATTTTAAAATTGCCACCCCGCTTATCACCGCTGCGGATAGCCTATTGGCACTCAAGAATTATAAGCAAGGTGCCGAGAAATATGCCTACTTTCTAAAACGTTTTAAAACCGACCAACGCGCCGATCATGCCGCTTATTGTTTGGCTGAATGTTATTATCATATGTCCCAATTTGTGCCAGCAGCAAATTTCTACAAGGCGGTCGTGCTAAATTTTCCAAAGAGTGAACTTCGAGAAGATGCTGCCTACAATCATATTGTCTGCTACGATCAGCTTCTGGAATTGAACCATGTAGCTTTAGATGACAGCTCTATCAATTTGAAAACCAATAAGCCGCTCCAGAATTTGGTATTGGCCTGCAATAATTTTCTCAAATGGGTCCCCAACTCGAATAAGGTACCTGAAATTTGTTTGAAATTGGCAGAGATCTTTTATCGTCAAAAAGCCTATCCAGTGGCCGAGAAATATGCCACCCAGGCCTTTGCCACAATTACCAAAAAAAAGGTCGGGTTAGAACATAGGACTAAAGCCATAAATCTGCTCGCTCAGATTAATTTTAAGCAGGGTAAGTTTAAAAATACTGAGTTACTCACCAAGCTTCTGATTAAAGAGAATCCCGATTCGACAGATTTGATAGATCGCTGCAATAAGATGTTAGCCTCGGTTTCTTTCAAAATTGGTGAAAAATTGAAATCAACCGGCAAAAGCGATCTAGCGGCCATACAGTTTGAACGCGCAGCATTGCGATCCACAGATCCAAACATTGCGCAGGCATCTTTATTTGAAGCCGCGATTCAATTTGAGCAAGCAAATCAACTGAATAAAGCCGTGCTGAAATTTGAAGACTTTTATCAAAGATATCCGAAGTCAGAATATGCCAAACAAGCGTTATATCGGGCCGCCTTATTGCGGGATAAATTGGGCCAATATCAGCTCAGTGCCAGAAATTATCTCAATTTGCATGAACTGACACCAGGAACACCAGAGGGAATTGCTGCGCTATTCAATGCAGGCTTGGCTTACGAGAAAGCCAAGGATTGGACTTCCATGGCAGAGACTTTCAAAAAATTTGTCGCGCTTTATCCGAACAACAACGACAATATTCTTGAAGCGATTTTCAAGACGGCCTTCGCCTATGAACAAAAGAATATGATCCAATTAGCCAATTCAGAATATCAGCGACTGATCAATAAATTTAATGCGATGAAAGAGGCTGGGCAACCAGCAGATGACCAACTCGCAGCCCAGGCCACCTTCCGCTTAGCAGAAATGAAACATGACCAATTCGCTGCCATCAAGTTAACACCCCCTTTTCAATCCAGCTTAAAGCGAAAGCAGACTGCCTTTGCTGAACTCATGAAAGCCTATGTCGAAGTTGCAAAATTTAACATAGCAGAGTGGACCACTGCCGCTTTTTATAAGCTCGGTTTGTCGTATGAGGAATTCTGTCAAGACATCCTTGAATCCCCCGCTCCTCCAGAACTTAAGGGCCCAGATTTGGCAGCTTACCAAGAGTCGCTTCACCAGCAACTGGTGGTTCCCCTACAACAGGAGGCGCTACGATATTACGAGACGAACCAGAAATTGGCCTCTGAAAATAATATTCGTAACGAATGGATCGACAAGACCCGCGCCAGAATTCTTTTTTTAACCAAAAAACTGGCAAGTAACAGCAGCGCGTTGTCTCTGACCCAACCGGTAAAAGACACTGCCGCAGAACTTAAACCACGAGCTGAGCAGGCACAGAAAAAATTATAG